In Anaerostipes hadrus ATCC 29173 = JCM 17467, a single genomic region encodes these proteins:
- a CDS encoding CHAP domain-containing protein, with amino-acid sequence MAKASTILKKAKSYIGTKENPANSNNVKFNTDYYGHSVKGSSYPWCCAFVWDIFRMCNASDLFFGGKKTAYCPDVENYYKKHDRWHSTGQAGDLCLMDFGKGRASHIGIVEKANKDGTYTTIEGNTSKSSDDNGGAVMRRTRSKSVIRGFARPAYDPEKYTTVKKTSDKGAIKWMQKKLNELTPGTNIEVDGIWEKMTTAQLKRYWKRLGWSTAGSYCGKKTCKALYANRKK; translated from the coding sequence ATGGCAAAAGCAAGCACAATTCTTAAAAAAGCAAAAAGCTACATTGGAACAAAAGAAAACCCAGCAAACAGCAATAATGTAAAATTTAACACAGATTACTATGGGCACAGTGTAAAAGGGAGTTCTTATCCTTGGTGCTGCGCATTTGTATGGGATATCTTTAGGATGTGTAATGCATCCGATCTGTTCTTCGGGGGCAAAAAAACAGCATATTGTCCGGATGTAGAGAATTATTACAAAAAACATGATCGCTGGCACTCAACTGGACAGGCAGGCGATCTCTGCTTGATGGATTTTGGAAAAGGAAGAGCGAGTCATATTGGAATTGTGGAAAAAGCAAACAAGGATGGAACATATACGACAATTGAAGGAAATACATCTAAGAGTAGCGATGATAACGGCGGTGCAGTAATGAGAAGAACAAGAAGCAAGAGTGTAATCCGCGGATTTGCAAGACCAGCGTATGATCCAGAGAAATATACAACAGTAAAGAAGACGTCCGATAAAGGTGCGATTAAATGGATGCAGAAAAAATTGAACGAATTAACACCAGGAACAAATATCGAAGTAGATGGTATTTGGGAAAAAATGACGACTGCACAGCTTAAGAGATATTGGAAACGATTAGGATGGAGCACAGCAGGATCTTACTGTGGCAAGAAGACATGCAAAGCATTGTACGCAAACAGAAAAAAATAA
- a CDS encoding phage holin family protein codes for MKKNMEQANYVKAIITGILAFLSSLLGILAIPCGLMVSSNLVDYGTGLIASKFRNQDINSYRSIRGIFKKIAMWLLVVVGAIVDEMIKYSTAQIGIDIKVQFLIASIVAIWITCNEVISILENIQDIGVPIPGFLKPLVKNIRSQVEHQTDILENDEEEE; via the coding sequence ATGAAGAAAAATATGGAACAGGCAAATTATGTTAAAGCAATCATAACGGGAATATTGGCATTCTTATCGTCTTTGTTAGGAATATTAGCAATTCCATGCGGACTAATGGTATCAAGCAATCTGGTTGATTATGGAACTGGATTGATCGCAAGCAAATTTAGAAACCAGGATATAAATTCTTATAGATCTATTCGTGGAATATTTAAAAAAATTGCAATGTGGTTGCTTGTCGTAGTTGGTGCGATCGTCGATGAAATGATTAAGTATTCAACTGCACAAATAGGAATTGACATAAAGGTTCAGTTTTTGATTGCAAGCATTGTGGCGATCTGGATTACATGTAATGAGGTGATATCAATTTTGGAGAACATCCAAGATATCGGTGTTCCAATTCCAGGATTTTTAAAACCATTAGTGAAAAATATTAGATCACAGGTAGAGCACCAGACGGATATTCTGGAAAATGATGAGGAGGAAGAATAA
- a CDS encoding Ig-like domain repeat protein, producing MVKRVFGKVDGIEVNYDHSKGDWWNVPVPLDIDGEYVIEVIAEDEAGNQSFITRLLYTVKGENICVHQLPLSGYLFEKVERKICFNRMYPKCKEVQR from the coding sequence ATGGTCAAAAGAGTATTCGGAAAGGTCGATGGCATAGAAGTGAATTATGATCATAGCAAAGGGGACTGGTGGAATGTACCAGTCCCACTTGATATAGATGGAGAATATGTGATCGAAGTAATAGCAGAGGACGAAGCAGGGAACCAAAGCTTTATAACAAGATTATTATATACTGTAAAAGGTGAAAACATTTGCGTGCATCAGTTGCCACTTTCCGGATACTTGTTTGAAAAAGTTGAAAGGAAAATATGCTTCAATAGGATGTACCCAAAATGTAAGGAGGTACAAAGATGA
- a CDS encoding Ig-like domain-containing protein yields the protein MAIKTVQATINGQTYTLTLNSTSGKYEATVTAPSKSSYNQSGHYYGVTVKATDVAGNITTKDAADATLGKSLRLQVKEKVAPIIAITAPTVGTYLTNNKPTITWKVTDADSGVNPATIGITIDSGTKITGDSIAKTAITEGYQCTYTPTTALSDGSHTIKLDASDYDGNAAATSSMSFKVDTVPPALTLSSPTDKLVTNQSACTVKGTTNDATSSPVTVTVKLNSGAAEAVTVGSDGSFNKALTLAEGTNTIIVVAKDGAGKTTTVTRTVTLNTVAPTIKSVTITPNPVDCGKTFVISVEVTN from the coding sequence ATGGCTATAAAAACAGTACAAGCGACTATTAACGGTCAAACGTATACGTTAACACTTAACAGTACAAGTGGAAAGTATGAAGCTACGGTAACAGCTCCGTCTAAGAGCTCGTACAATCAATCCGGACATTATTACGGAGTAACAGTAAAAGCAACCGACGTTGCAGGAAACATAACAACAAAAGATGCAGCAGATGCAACTCTTGGAAAATCTTTACGTTTACAAGTAAAAGAAAAAGTTGCACCTATTATTGCGATAACAGCACCGACAGTTGGAACATACTTAACGAATAATAAACCAACGATTACCTGGAAGGTAACAGATGCAGATTCAGGAGTTAATCCGGCAACAATTGGAATTACGATTGATAGTGGAACAAAAATAACAGGAGATTCAATTGCCAAAACGGCAATCACCGAAGGATATCAGTGTACATATACACCGACAACAGCATTATCTGATGGTAGTCACACAATCAAACTTGATGCAAGTGATTATGATGGAAATGCAGCAGCTACAAGCTCAATGTCATTTAAGGTAGATACAGTTCCACCTGCATTAACATTGTCCAGCCCAACGGACAAACTTGTTACAAATCAGTCTGCATGCACAGTAAAAGGTACAACCAACGATGCAACCTCAAGTCCTGTAACAGTTACAGTTAAGCTTAATTCTGGAGCAGCAGAAGCAGTCACAGTTGGAAGCGATGGAAGTTTCAACAAGGCTCTTACTCTTGCAGAAGGTACAAACACAATTATAGTTGTCGCAAAAGATGGTGCTGGTAAGACAACTACAGTAACACGTACCGTTACGTTAAATACAGTGGCACCTACGATTAAGAGCGTAACGATTACACCAAATCCAGTAGATTGTGGAAAAACATTCGTGATCAGTGTAGAAGTTACAAACTAG
- a CDS encoding tyrosine-type recombinase/integrase, whose protein sequence is MRDRIISNVLIKMGNRIKKKELDYLENVLVEEFRDVQIKKESTELTEYNDSLKKLKDTFLATLIVENKSNRTIEQYNLHLTQFVDYFTGKEAKDIDATDIRGFLYAYKQSRGISNLSLNNKQSAISSFFSWLADEEYIDKDPTRKIKKIKVTKKKKKAFTADEMERMRIACKDIRDRALIEMLASTGCRVSELSSIKLNDIDFIRKKVRIIGKGDKERTVFISDQAMIYLNRYLEARQDNNISLFVSKRHPYDQLRKDGIERIVRDLGKSCNVYAHPHKFRRTLCTQLIKRGMPLQDVAILLGHADINMTAGTYYDASDDMIEYEYIRYAA, encoded by the coding sequence ATGCGTGACAGAATTATAAGCAATGTTTTGATTAAAATGGGCAATAGAATCAAGAAAAAAGAGCTAGATTATCTTGAAAATGTGCTGGTAGAAGAGTTCCGAGATGTACAGATTAAGAAAGAATCGACGGAATTGACGGAATACAATGACAGTTTAAAGAAGCTAAAAGATACGTTCCTTGCAACGCTGATTGTAGAAAATAAATCCAACAGAACGATTGAACAGTATAATTTACATCTAACACAGTTTGTAGATTATTTCACTGGAAAAGAAGCAAAAGACATAGATGCAACCGATATTAGGGGATTTTTATATGCGTATAAGCAAAGCAGAGGCATATCGAATTTATCATTAAACAATAAGCAATCAGCGATATCCTCGTTTTTTAGTTGGCTGGCTGATGAGGAGTACATTGACAAAGATCCAACTCGAAAAATTAAGAAAATCAAAGTAACAAAGAAAAAGAAGAAGGCGTTTACAGCTGATGAAATGGAACGTATGCGTATAGCATGTAAGGATATTCGTGATCGGGCGTTGATAGAGATGTTAGCATCCACAGGTTGTCGTGTCTCAGAACTAAGCAGTATAAAGCTAAACGATATAGATTTTATTCGAAAGAAAGTGCGGATCATTGGTAAAGGAGATAAAGAGCGAACGGTGTTTATATCAGATCAGGCAATGATTTATCTGAATAGATATTTAGAAGCCAGACAAGATAATAACATTTCACTTTTTGTTTCTAAGAGGCATCCATATGATCAATTAAGAAAAGACGGAATCGAGCGAATTGTAAGAGATTTAGGAAAATCATGTAATGTATATGCACATCCGCATAAATTCCGACGGACGTTATGTACGCAATTGATTAAGCGAGGCATGCCGCTTCAGGATGTTGCGATTTTGTTAGGTCATGCAGACATTAATATGACTGCCGGTACATACTATGATGCTTCGGACGATATGATTGAATATGAATATATTCGTTATGCAGCTTAA
- a CDS encoding putative phage tail protein, with product MQLEIPAAIENIDEIMAIYAAEEKVGQRLEKEIRDRDLDTCIRTATEYGISRREKILKIQPQDTDSLEDRRFRVLIKWYDDYPYTYNDLLNRLNNLLGNGNYTLVVLPEEMELKCLVELTRKQMYADFEKLMDEIVPMNMTMDIGLRYNQHETLHAFTHDYLKKYTHEQVRNTVLKGE from the coding sequence ATGCAGTTAGAAATCCCGGCAGCAATAGAAAACATAGATGAAATCATGGCAATTTATGCAGCAGAAGAAAAGGTTGGGCAACGCCTGGAAAAAGAAATAAGGGATAGAGATCTTGATACTTGTATTCGCACAGCAACCGAATACGGAATATCGAGACGAGAAAAAATCCTAAAAATACAGCCGCAGGATACAGATAGCCTGGAAGATCGAAGATTTAGAGTGCTAATAAAATGGTACGACGATTATCCATATACATACAACGATCTCTTAAATCGCTTAAATAATCTACTGGGCAATGGAAATTATACACTGGTAGTATTGCCAGAAGAAATGGAACTAAAATGCCTGGTTGAACTGACCAGAAAACAAATGTATGCAGATTTTGAAAAGTTAATGGATGAAATTGTTCCGATGAACATGACGATGGATATAGGACTGCGATACAACCAGCACGAAACACTACATGCATTTACACACGATTATTTGAAAAAATATACACATGAACAGGTTAGAAATACTGTTCTGAAAGGAGAATAA
- a CDS encoding baseplate J/gp47 family protein yields the protein MYEDMTMDVIMEEMMEEMPDGLDTSEGSLIYHSCAKHGARLEEVYTELSALVDNQYSDTADLDHLVRFGQEKGVYIEEATPAQFEGVFNATVPIGTEFSGDDYNYIVTDVINEEEHKYRLECEDAGTEPNGWTGDLMCLDDIDELEDAQLTKLLVPGTDEEDEESYRMRIEDSFGIKPFAGNKAYYKEEVEAIDGVGGEKTYRRKGSSISTVIISDEYRKASKELIDSVQTQVDPVQNHGEGIGIAPIGHDVIISTVNEYTVNVSAVATYDTGYSAEGLKTQIEDAIEEYMLSLRKTWVDTTSIIVRRAAIENAIYNIDGITDVTNVLINGGTENITLQENVIPIKGAVSCS from the coding sequence ATGTATGAAGATATGACAATGGATGTGATCATGGAAGAAATGATGGAAGAAATGCCAGATGGATTGGATACATCTGAGGGATCACTAATTTATCACTCATGTGCAAAACACGGAGCAAGACTGGAAGAAGTATATACAGAATTGTCGGCACTTGTTGATAATCAGTACAGCGACACTGCTGATCTGGATCATTTGGTAAGATTCGGACAAGAAAAAGGTGTGTACATAGAAGAAGCAACACCAGCACAATTTGAAGGTGTATTTAATGCAACTGTACCGATTGGAACGGAATTCAGCGGAGATGATTACAACTACATTGTAACAGATGTGATCAATGAAGAAGAACATAAGTATAGACTGGAATGTGAAGATGCAGGAACAGAACCAAATGGATGGACCGGAGATCTTATGTGCCTGGACGACATCGACGAGTTAGAAGATGCACAGTTGACGAAATTATTGGTTCCAGGAACAGACGAAGAAGATGAAGAATCTTACAGGATGCGAATAGAAGATTCTTTTGGAATTAAACCGTTTGCAGGAAACAAAGCATACTACAAAGAAGAAGTAGAAGCGATCGATGGAGTTGGTGGAGAAAAGACATACAGGAGAAAAGGCAGCAGTATATCAACTGTTATCATATCAGATGAATACAGAAAAGCATCGAAGGAGCTGATAGATTCAGTACAGACGCAAGTAGATCCGGTACAAAATCATGGAGAAGGAATTGGAATTGCTCCGATAGGTCATGATGTGATCATATCAACCGTAAATGAGTATACAGTAAATGTATCAGCAGTAGCGACTTACGATACTGGATACTCAGCAGAAGGTTTGAAAACGCAGATTGAAGATGCGATCGAAGAATATATGTTATCACTGCGAAAAACATGGGTTGATACAACTTCGATTATTGTGAGAAGGGCAGCAATAGAAAACGCGATATACAATATTGACGGAATTACAGACGTAACAAACGTACTCATAAATGGCGGTACTGAAAACATTACGTTGCAAGAAAATGTAATACCAATAAAGGGGGCGGTGTCATGCAGTTAG
- a CDS encoding DUF2634 domain-containing protein encodes MFPFEKDTEELEEEEEIEYYPKEYDIDFSSGKLNGKIAEGARALAVWAYFTIKIERYRFVQYSWEYGSEINDLIGYTHSDEYVKSEINRLITECLEPNAYITGITDLEVDRSKETMNIKFRLLTEYGDEEMNIDV; translated from the coding sequence ATGTTTCCGTTTGAGAAAGATACAGAAGAATTAGAAGAGGAAGAAGAAATTGAATATTATCCGAAAGAATATGATATTGATTTCTCTTCTGGAAAACTAAATGGGAAAATAGCAGAAGGAGCAAGAGCGTTAGCTGTATGGGCGTATTTTACAATTAAAATTGAAAGATATCGTTTTGTGCAGTATTCGTGGGAATACGGATCAGAAATCAATGATTTGATAGGATATACGCATTCTGATGAATATGTAAAAAGCGAGATAAATCGACTCATAACAGAATGCTTGGAACCGAATGCCTATATCACAGGCATAACAGATCTTGAAGTAGACAGAAGCAAAGAAACAATGAATATAAAATTCAGATTGCTAACAGAGTATGGAGATGAGGAGATGAATATAGATGTATGA
- a CDS encoding XkdQ/YqbQ family protein, translated as MKITWKGNDISDLVNTVTWSGSAYSSARSLEFALLNPAGDPNVKTPNIKTGDLICFYDSSKKKFHGKVTKRERKGEAGTISYTAYDYLLYLTRSKGTYKFKKKTPEQITRLICKDLKIKVKNIAKTKVKIKKMLFTDKEYYNMILAAYTKARKKTGTNYQILMEGDQLSVIKKGKMLDVTLNQSEGITESSYEETTDNMINKVAIYNSKNKKIGTVSNKNWISTYGTFQDSLSVEKGNGKKEAKNTLTGLEKTASLTAIGDIRCISGYGIKIHDVDSGLDGNFWIENDSHTFENGIHTMTLELAFKNIMETESDDTESSSSSGTVSTGILNGRKVKALFTAYYPASNKMEGGHYDCKGKKLDPSKYTCAAPGSVKYGTQIQVLGTKTSRDKKVHKVNDRGGAIKIVNGVYHFDLLMKTKAQCNRFGKRTGYAIIGNGTGFKQKKVDTKQADKVISKAKKYIGKVNYVFGASSPDLGKSDCSGFTSFVFRKATGKQIGRSANVQATRGSKVQKKDLRKGDLVIFQGTYKAGPSHVGIYIGSNKFIHCSNAGVRISSLQNGYYAKHWMQGRRIL; from the coding sequence ATGAAAATTACATGGAAAGGAAATGACATATCTGATCTGGTTAATACAGTAACGTGGTCAGGAAGTGCTTATTCATCTGCACGATCCTTAGAATTTGCTCTTCTAAATCCAGCAGGAGATCCGAATGTAAAAACGCCAAACATAAAAACAGGCGATCTTATTTGTTTTTATGATAGTTCCAAGAAAAAGTTTCATGGAAAAGTTACAAAAAGAGAACGAAAAGGCGAAGCAGGTACAATAAGCTATACAGCGTACGATTATTTATTGTATCTGACCAGGAGCAAAGGAACGTACAAATTCAAGAAAAAAACGCCTGAACAGATCACAAGACTGATTTGCAAAGATCTGAAAATTAAAGTAAAAAACATTGCAAAAACAAAAGTAAAAATTAAGAAAATGCTTTTTACAGATAAAGAATATTACAACATGATTCTTGCAGCGTATACAAAAGCCCGAAAAAAAACAGGAACAAACTACCAGATCTTAATGGAAGGTGATCAATTATCAGTGATCAAAAAAGGAAAAATGTTAGATGTTACGCTAAATCAAAGCGAAGGCATAACAGAATCAAGTTATGAAGAAACAACTGATAACATGATCAACAAGGTTGCAATTTACAACTCCAAGAACAAAAAAATCGGTACAGTATCTAATAAAAACTGGATCAGCACATATGGAACATTTCAGGATTCTTTATCTGTTGAAAAAGGAAATGGAAAAAAAGAAGCAAAGAATACATTAACAGGATTAGAAAAAACAGCATCTCTAACAGCAATTGGAGATATAAGGTGTATCTCTGGTTATGGAATCAAAATTCACGATGTAGATTCTGGACTTGACGGAAATTTTTGGATTGAAAATGATTCACACACTTTTGAAAATGGAATCCATACAATGACGCTAGAACTGGCGTTTAAAAATATCATGGAAACAGAAAGTGATGATACCGAATCAAGTTCAAGTTCTGGAACTGTAAGTACAGGCATATTAAACGGAAGAAAAGTGAAAGCCTTATTTACAGCATATTATCCGGCATCAAATAAAATGGAGGGTGGACATTATGATTGTAAAGGAAAGAAGCTTGATCCAAGTAAATATACATGTGCTGCACCTGGTTCTGTGAAATATGGAACGCAAATACAAGTGCTTGGAACAAAAACGAGCAGAGATAAAAAAGTTCATAAGGTTAATGATCGTGGTGGCGCAATAAAAATTGTAAATGGCGTGTATCACTTTGACTTGCTCATGAAAACAAAAGCTCAGTGCAACAGATTTGGAAAACGAACAGGATATGCGATCATAGGAAATGGAACAGGATTCAAACAAAAGAAAGTTGATACCAAGCAAGCAGATAAAGTAATATCAAAAGCCAAAAAATACATAGGAAAAGTAAACTATGTATTTGGAGCATCGTCACCTGATTTGGGAAAAAGTGATTGTTCAGGTTTTACGTCATTTGTATTTCGAAAGGCGACAGGGAAGCAGATAGGAAGAAGTGCAAACGTTCAGGCGACAAGAGGAAGTAAGGTACAGAAAAAAGATCTGAGAAAAGGAGATCTTGTAATCTTCCAGGGAACATACAAAGCAGGACCATCGCATGTTGGCATTTACATCGGATCTAATAAATTTATTCATTGTTCTAATGCTGGAGTAAGAATAAGTAGCTTACAAAATGGTTACTATGCAAAACATTGGATGCAGGGAAGGAGAATCTTGTAA
- a CDS encoding LysM peptidoglycan-binding domain-containing protein has protein sequence MEIWLNNGNDKIRFPVLPSSFKIGTSQNNTSENVHRKGEINLLGERNLETVELSSFFPAQEYDFCQYKGFNTNPYTYINKIKDWKQNKITPTLVITGRADFNKYVSIESLEYGEEDGSGDAAFTISLKEYITISYSETKKKTSGGKKVKKKSGKKRNSKSKKTIKYTVRSGDTLKKIAKSKTGKSANASKIYAKNKSVIEKAAKKHGRRSSSKGRYIYQGTKLVITV, from the coding sequence ATGGAAATATGGTTAAACAATGGAAATGACAAGATCCGGTTCCCGGTATTGCCATCAAGTTTCAAAATCGGAACGTCACAAAACAACACGTCAGAAAATGTGCATAGAAAAGGAGAAATAAATCTGTTAGGCGAAAGGAACTTAGAAACAGTAGAGCTAAGTTCCTTTTTTCCAGCTCAGGAATATGATTTTTGTCAGTACAAAGGATTTAATACAAATCCATATACGTACATCAATAAGATAAAGGACTGGAAACAGAACAAGATCACTCCGACACTTGTGATAACTGGAAGAGCCGATTTTAACAAGTATGTATCTATAGAATCTTTGGAGTATGGAGAAGAAGATGGATCAGGAGATGCAGCATTTACAATCAGTTTAAAAGAGTACATCACAATATCTTATTCAGAAACAAAGAAAAAAACATCGGGAGGGAAAAAAGTAAAAAAGAAATCTGGAAAGAAAAGAAACTCAAAGAGTAAAAAGACTATAAAATATACCGTTCGATCTGGAGATACATTAAAAAAGATTGCCAAGAGCAAAACAGGAAAATCTGCCAACGCTTCGAAGATCTATGCAAAGAATAAAAGCGTGATCGAAAAAGCGGCAAAAAAACATGGTAGAAGAAGCAGTAGTAAAGGAAGATATATTTATCAGGGAACGAAGTTGGTGATAACGGTATGA
- a CDS encoding phage tail tape measure protein has translation MANRFVDATLRLVDKFSSPLSKATAEMQAKGRQIQKTANSIKRTGKNLESVGTSLEKKVTVPIIGIMAASGKMADTFEKDMGQVNTLLDNHNHLKSYKNMAIKTSNETGIALHTISEGVYQMISSIGDSGTKTQKIFNVAAKAAKGGGSSVQESVALISSAMKGYDSVNVKTAQSISDMAFQTQKLGVTTYKELAASMQPLFPLGKSLNVSYQELFGSMATLTGVTGNTAEVTTQMKGLFTGLLKPTESMSKLMQKYGYENGQAMIKAEGMQGVLKILQKETGGQSNKMAQLFSNSRALTAALALTGSQYETFKEKTAKMGKAQGSTEKALQDMQTSMSKLRKTINVVKNSLTVFGSAVLQVVVRPATKAANKLSELTDRFSKLSPETQKFIVKVALIVAAVGPAIVIIAKLTQGVGALYWNVGRMIKTVQGAESFASLITPGGKIVLILTGIAIAAVLVYKNWNKITAAAKNMQKTAVTALNAAGVDTKKLGSTVKSIAKTASSAFGTIGKGAGKIISGLRPVATFLSGAFKKAFTIVLSFVVARYSGWLKSTIDVVHGVTTAFKGIIEFISGVFTGNWKKAWNGVKNIFKGAFEALVGIAKAPLNTVIGLVNTAISGLNKVSVKIPSWVPGKYGGKQYGINIPKIPMLAKGTNNWSGGIAQINEKGGEIVDLPRGSRVYPHDDSVRMARNEGKKVYKIEKLADTIIVREEADIDKIAERIADKLEAVPA, from the coding sequence ATGGCAAATAGATTTGTAGATGCAACGTTGCGTTTAGTGGATAAGTTCTCCTCTCCGCTTTCCAAAGCAACCGCAGAAATGCAAGCGAAGGGAAGACAGATCCAGAAAACGGCAAATAGCATCAAAAGAACTGGAAAAAACTTAGAATCCGTAGGGACATCGTTGGAAAAAAAGGTAACGGTGCCGATTATCGGAATCATGGCCGCTTCTGGAAAAATGGCGGACACATTTGAAAAGGATATGGGGCAGGTAAACACACTGCTCGATAATCATAATCACTTGAAAAGCTATAAAAACATGGCAATCAAGACATCAAATGAAACAGGCATAGCACTGCATACGATATCCGAAGGAGTTTACCAGATGATTTCCAGTATTGGAGACTCTGGAACAAAAACACAAAAGATTTTCAATGTTGCGGCAAAAGCTGCAAAGGGTGGCGGATCATCTGTACAGGAATCCGTGGCACTGATCAGCTCTGCTATGAAGGGGTATGACAGTGTAAATGTAAAAACAGCACAAAGCATCTCAGACATGGCTTTTCAGACTCAGAAATTAGGGGTCACAACCTATAAAGAATTAGCGGCATCGATGCAACCGCTATTCCCGTTGGGAAAATCATTAAATGTGTCATACCAAGAACTCTTTGGATCTATGGCAACCTTGACAGGTGTTACTGGCAATACTGCGGAAGTTACAACACAGATGAAAGGGTTGTTCACAGGTTTGTTAAAACCAACAGAATCCATGAGCAAACTGATGCAGAAATACGGCTATGAAAATGGTCAGGCTATGATAAAAGCAGAAGGAATGCAGGGAGTGCTGAAAATCTTGCAGAAAGAAACAGGTGGGCAGTCAAATAAGATGGCTCAGCTTTTTAGCAATTCAAGAGCATTAACCGCAGCGTTGGCACTGACTGGAAGCCAGTATGAAACGTTCAAAGAGAAGACTGCAAAGATGGGGAAAGCTCAGGGATCAACGGAAAAAGCTTTACAAGATATGCAGACATCTATGAGTAAGCTTCGAAAAACAATCAATGTTGTAAAAAATTCATTAACTGTATTTGGAAGTGCAGTATTACAGGTAGTAGTACGGCCAGCAACAAAGGCAGCGAACAAGCTCAGCGAGTTGACAGATAGATTTTCGAAGTTGTCTCCAGAAACGCAGAAATTTATTGTGAAAGTAGCATTGATTGTAGCGGCAGTTGGTCCGGCGATCGTGATTATCGCGAAACTAACACAAGGAGTTGGTGCGCTGTATTGGAATGTCGGAAGAATGATAAAAACTGTCCAAGGGGCAGAAAGTTTTGCTTCTTTAATTACTCCGGGTGGAAAAATTGTTTTGATCTTGACAGGAATTGCAATTGCTGCGGTTTTGGTTTACAAAAATTGGAATAAAATTACGGCAGCAGCAAAAAATATGCAAAAAACGGCAGTCACAGCATTGAATGCAGCAGGCGTTGATACGAAAAAACTAGGATCAACTGTAAAGAGCATTGCTAAGACAGCTAGTTCAGCATTTGGAACGATAGGAAAAGGAGCAGGAAAGATTATAAGTGGCTTAAGACCAGTAGCAACATTTCTTTCTGGAGCATTTAAAAAAGCATTTACTATCGTTTTATCATTTGTAGTAGCAAGATACTCAGGATGGCTAAAATCGACGATTGATGTTGTACATGGAGTCACAACAGCATTTAAAGGAATTATAGAATTTATTTCAGGCGTATTTACTGGAAACTGGAAAAAGGCGTGGAATGGAGTAAAAAATATATTCAAGGGAGCGTTTGAAGCACTTGTTGGCATTGCAAAAGCTCCACTTAATACAGTGATTGGACTTGTGAATACAGCGATCAGTGGATTAAATAAAGTTAGCGTAAAAATTCCATCATGGGTGCCTGGAAAATATGGTGGAAAACAATACGGTATCAATATTCCTAAGATTCCAATGCTAGCAAAAGGAACAAATAACTGGAGCGGTGGAATTGCGCAGATCAATGAGAAAGGTGGAGAAATTGTAGATCTTCCAAGAGGAAGCAGAGTTTATCCACACGACGATTCTGTCAGAATGGCACGGAATGAAGGAAAGAAAGTCTACAAGATAGAAAAACTTGCGGACACAATCATCGTAAGAGAAGAAGCTGACATTGATAAAATTGCTGAAAGAATTGCAGACAAACTAGAAGCAGTACCAGCATAA
- a CDS encoding phage tail assembly chaperone, translated as MNLIDKLLSVDKEELTKECTKTYHSKNMERLTGDGEITLRKVKERKLRERALNTLDKKGNLLLVNAHDSDLLVLMDGVKEPNLKDERLLEHFGAATPKDLAELLFDGEIQEISDAINNFYKDQEDEATENDVKN; from the coding sequence ATGAATTTAATTGATAAATTATTAAGCGTAGACAAAGAAGAACTGACAAAAGAATGTACAAAAACATATCACAGTAAGAACATGGAACGACTGACTGGAGATGGAGAGATTACGCTGCGAAAAGTCAAAGAAAGAAAGCTGAGAGAACGTGCATTAAATACATTGGACAAGAAAGGAAACTTACTCCTGGTAAATGCACATGATTCAGATCTCCTTGTATTGATGGACGGAGTAAAAGAACCAAACCTAAAAGATGAAAGACTTTTAGAACATTTTGGAGCAGCAACACCAAAAGACTTAGCTGAATTATTGTTTGATGGAGAGATACAGGAGATCTCAGATGCAATCAATAATTTTTACAAGGACCAGGAAGACGAAGCAACAGAGAATGATGTAAAAAACTAA